In a genomic window of Spirosoma agri:
- a CDS encoding WcaF family extracellular polysaccharide biosynthesis acetyltransferase — translation MYNQDTFTGPSFTLKNRIARFVWGLVDGVLFRFSPKPLHGWRAFLLRSFGARIGQGVHVYPDVKIWAPWNLDLGDECGIGNGAILYSQGKITIGRRTVISQGAHLCAGTHDYTQPGFPLITMPIVIGDHAWIAAEAFVHPGITIGEGCVVGARSVVTSDMPPWMVCAGHPCKPLKERKLLGQVITV, via the coding sequence ATGTATAACCAAGACACGTTTACCGGACCTTCATTTACGCTTAAAAACCGTATCGCTCGATTTGTTTGGGGGCTGGTTGACGGGGTTTTGTTTCGGTTTTCACCAAAGCCTCTCCATGGCTGGCGAGCGTTTTTGTTGCGTAGTTTTGGTGCGCGAATAGGTCAAGGAGTGCATGTATATCCCGACGTTAAAATATGGGCTCCTTGGAATCTCGATCTTGGTGATGAATGTGGCATAGGCAATGGTGCTATTTTGTATTCTCAAGGGAAAATTACTATTGGCCGCCGGACTGTTATCTCGCAGGGCGCTCATCTGTGTGCAGGGACGCATGATTATACGCAACCCGGTTTTCCACTAATCACTATGCCTATTGTTATCGGTGACCATGCCTGGATTGCCGCTGAAGCGTTTGTTCACCCAGGAATTACGATTGGTGAAGGGTGCGTTGTAGGGGCACGCTCTGTTGTCACCAGTGATATGCCTCCCTGGATGGTCTGTGCAGGACATCCCTGTAAGCCACTCAAAGAACGCAAACTGTTAGGTCAGGTAATTACTGTTTAA
- a CDS encoding lipopolysaccharide biosynthesis protein: protein MRALIQAIYTNPKYANAFEWGKLVTITGGAQITIQVIALLGGILTIRLLPTQEYAYYTIANTMLGTMAVLADGGIAIGVMATGGKVWNNYQKLGTVISTGLNLRKAFALVSFSLVTPVVFFLLDHHGANILVSSLIILSLLPAFLTTIYGTLLQIPLKLHQSIKPLQKNQLENSIIRLIILSLSVFIFPWAGTALLASGIPQIQSNKRLKKLANAYADLQAIPDKLIRAEIMVSVKRILPDSIYYCLSGQLTIWLISIFGQTSSIAQAGALSRFNASLSVLTLLYSTLVVPRFARLSEDKLLIGFFIKVQILLAFVCIGIVSCSWLFSDKLLSILGENYSHLESELTISIIGGCTSILSGVAFGLYSCRGFAIRPIILIPINIIATIVGIFIFDYSTLSGILLLNVFLAGVQLVIHLIYGFLKVKSISKSNY, encoded by the coding sequence ATGAGAGCCTTAATACAAGCTATTTATACCAATCCGAAATATGCCAATGCTTTTGAGTGGGGAAAGCTGGTAACTATTACGGGTGGGGCACAAATAACCATTCAAGTCATTGCACTATTAGGGGGTATTCTAACAATACGGTTATTACCTACTCAAGAATATGCTTACTACACTATTGCTAATACAATGCTGGGAACAATGGCAGTGCTAGCAGATGGGGGTATTGCAATTGGTGTGATGGCAACTGGGGGTAAAGTGTGGAATAACTATCAAAAATTAGGAACTGTTATCTCAACAGGTTTAAATCTTCGTAAGGCATTCGCCTTAGTAAGTTTTTCACTAGTTACTCCTGTAGTATTTTTTTTACTGGACCACCATGGAGCAAATATTTTAGTCTCTTCGCTAATTATTCTATCTCTGCTTCCTGCTTTTTTGACAACAATATATGGAACGTTACTTCAAATTCCACTAAAACTTCACCAATCCATTAAGCCACTGCAAAAGAATCAATTAGAAAATAGTATTATACGATTGATAATACTCAGCCTCTCTGTGTTTATTTTCCCTTGGGCGGGAACTGCTTTACTAGCATCAGGAATTCCTCAGATACAATCAAATAAGAGATTGAAAAAACTGGCTAACGCTTACGCTGATTTACAAGCAATTCCAGATAAACTGATAAGGGCAGAAATAATGGTATCGGTCAAACGGATATTACCTGATTCTATATATTACTGCTTGTCAGGTCAACTTACGATTTGGTTAATCTCTATATTTGGACAGACTTCTTCAATCGCTCAAGCAGGTGCCTTGAGCCGCTTCAATGCATCTCTAAGTGTGTTAACTTTGTTGTACTCAACACTCGTTGTGCCTCGTTTTGCTCGACTATCTGAAGACAAGCTTTTAATAGGCTTTTTCATTAAAGTTCAAATTCTATTAGCATTCGTTTGTATAGGAATAGTTAGCTGTAGTTGGTTGTTTAGCGATAAGCTTCTTTCTATATTGGGCGAAAATTACAGTCATTTGGAATCAGAATTAACGATAAGCATTATAGGCGGTTGTACAAGCATATTATCTGGTGTAGCTTTTGGTTTGTATAGTTGCAGAGGTTTTGCTATCAGACCTATTATATTGATTCCAATCAATATAATAGCAACTATTGTTGGAATTTTTATTTTTGATTATTCAACTTTGTCCGGTATACTACTCCTAAACGTGTTTTTAGCTGGAGTCCAATTAGTTATTCACTTAATTTATGGATTCCTAAAGGTGAAGTCTATTTCTAAAAGCAACTATTAA
- a CDS encoding glycosyltransferase encodes MDPSTGGPCQGIRNSAPALEEFSVYREVVCFDTPDAAYLGSDIFPIHALGVKKNAWYYSPKFVPWLQDNLHRFDAVITNGLWLYHSQATRKVIQRHRKSRTAGNELRWFVMPHGMLDPYFQLTRERKLKAVRNWIYWKLMEHKVVNQADGILFTTEIELILARKTFSHYHPQRETNVGYGIETPPAYSTDMRSVFLEKCSALGEQPYLLFLSRINYKKGVDLLIKAYNTILSESPDQTKIPKLVIAGPGLDTSYGQEMKRLIANTPTLSASIFFPGMLTGNAKWGALYGCDAFLLPSHQENFGIAVAEALACGKPVLISNQVNIWQTLENDGSGLVADDTLAGTEQLLRQWLAFTPTNKKAMGDKARGTFEHHFGIEQAALRFKEAISLRAI; translated from the coding sequence ATGGATCCCTCAACAGGGGGGCCTTGTCAGGGAATCCGTAATTCTGCGCCTGCACTGGAAGAATTTAGTGTTTATCGGGAAGTAGTTTGCTTCGATACGCCTGATGCGGCTTATCTAGGTAGTGATATTTTTCCCATTCACGCGCTTGGTGTTAAAAAAAATGCGTGGTACTATAGCCCTAAGTTCGTGCCCTGGCTACAGGATAATCTTCACCGATTTGATGCAGTGATTACAAATGGTCTGTGGCTTTATCATTCACAGGCTACTCGAAAAGTAATACAGCGACATCGAAAATCTCGAACTGCAGGTAATGAATTGCGATGGTTCGTTATGCCACACGGTATGTTGGATCCTTATTTTCAGTTGACCCGTGAGCGTAAACTCAAGGCAGTTCGAAACTGGATTTATTGGAAGTTAATGGAACATAAGGTCGTCAATCAGGCTGACGGTATCCTGTTTACAACGGAAATAGAACTGATACTAGCTCGGAAAACATTCAGCCATTATCACCCCCAGCGAGAGACGAATGTGGGCTATGGCATTGAAACTCCTCCGGCTTATAGTACTGATATGCGATCAGTTTTTCTGGAAAAATGCTCAGCCTTAGGTGAGCAACCTTACCTGCTTTTTCTGAGTCGAATAAACTATAAAAAAGGGGTTGATTTGCTTATAAAGGCATATAATACAATTCTAAGTGAAAGTCCGGATCAGACAAAAATTCCCAAACTCGTTATTGCTGGACCGGGTCTTGATACCTCTTACGGGCAGGAGATGAAGCGATTGATTGCTAATACACCTACGCTTTCAGCATCCATTTTTTTTCCTGGAATGCTGACCGGAAATGCCAAATGGGGGGCTCTATATGGGTGTGACGCGTTTCTATTACCCAGCCATCAGGAGAATTTCGGGATTGCTGTAGCGGAAGCTTTAGCTTGTGGTAAGCCCGTATTGATCTCCAACCAGGTTAATATATGGCAAACGCTTGAGAATGACGGTAGCGGATTGGTTGCTGATGATACTCTCGCTGGCACTGAGCAATTGCTTCGGCAGTGGTTAGCATTCACGCCAACGAACAAAAAGGCGATGGGTGATAAAGCCAGGGGTACTTTTGAGCATCATTTTGGAATAGAACAGGCCGCGCTACGCTTTAAAGAAGCAATTAGTTTAAGAGCTATATAA
- a CDS encoding acyltransferase, with product MASLNYLWKNQARFPICSKQFIKAWGKRIFSIIELLKRNMRRTILVQNGAHINECAEIGKLTIDGSKSNLSIGAFSFIGRVYMASHDKIIIGDRVCINDGVQFLTASHSVSDSDWKRVKAPIIIDDYAWIATGAIILPGVHIGKGAVVGAGAVVSKSVLPNEIVAGNPAKPIHKKRCSVLEYNPCEFLAANRAWLVG from the coding sequence ATGGCAAGCCTGAATTATCTATGGAAGAATCAAGCTAGATTTCCTATTTGTTCTAAGCAATTCATTAAGGCTTGGGGGAAGCGTATATTTTCGATTATAGAACTACTAAAAAGAAATATGCGCCGTACAATATTGGTACAGAATGGTGCTCATATAAATGAATGTGCAGAAATTGGAAAGCTAACTATTGACGGTTCAAAAAGTAATTTATCAATAGGGGCTTTTTCGTTCATAGGACGGGTTTATATGGCTTCGCATGATAAGATAATTATAGGTGACAGGGTTTGTATTAATGACGGAGTTCAGTTCCTCACCGCATCTCATAGTGTTAGTGATTCAGACTGGAAGCGAGTAAAAGCCCCAATCATCATTGACGATTATGCTTGGATAGCAACGGGAGCAATTATTCTTCCTGGAGTTCATATTGGTAAAGGTGCAGTGGTGGGAGCAGGTGCAGTAGTAAGTAAATCCGTGTTGCCAAACGAAATTGTAGCTGGTAATCCAGCCAAACCGATTCATAAAAAGCGATGTTCCGTTTTAGAATACAACCCTTGCGAATTTTTAGCAGCTAACCGGGCGTGGTTAGTCGGATAG
- a CDS encoding class I SAM-dependent methyltransferase: MINYNALNIPVFNKVTAQAASILDIGCGTGEMGNALKKQQPHRKVYGITYSQSEMQVAEQYLDKVWLVDLNEKIPILNTEFDCVILSHVLEHTYQPTQVLAGFTPYLKNSGMSIVALPNIMFYKQRLKFLRGKFTYSQEGGLMDVTHFRFFDWPSAQQMCIDAGFEIVSKEATGIFPLPIFRTLFPSIAKRIDNYFVRVYPGLFGFQFIFTLRKAVR; encoded by the coding sequence ATGATTAATTATAACGCTTTAAATATACCTGTTTTCAATAAAGTAACCGCTCAAGCTGCAAGTATATTAGACATAGGTTGCGGTACAGGAGAAATGGGTAACGCCCTCAAAAAACAGCAACCTCATCGTAAAGTATATGGTATTACATACTCCCAAAGCGAAATGCAAGTTGCTGAACAATACTTGGATAAAGTATGGTTAGTAGACTTAAATGAGAAAATTCCAATTCTAAATACAGAGTTTGACTGTGTAATTTTGTCGCATGTTCTTGAACACACATATCAACCAACACAAGTACTAGCGGGTTTTACTCCATATTTGAAAAATAGCGGTATGAGTATTGTTGCGCTTCCTAATATAATGTTTTACAAACAAAGATTAAAATTTCTTAGAGGTAAGTTCACTTATTCGCAAGAAGGAGGCTTAATGGATGTTACTCACTTTCGCTTTTTCGATTGGCCTTCAGCACAGCAAATGTGTATTGATGCCGGTTTTGAAATAGTTAGTAAAGAAGCAACAGGGATTTTCCCTTTACCTATATTTCGGACTTTGTTCCCTTCGATTGCAAAACGTATTGACAATTACTTCGTACGAGTTTATCCAGGTTTATTTGGGTTTCAGTTTATTTTTACCCTTCGTAAAGCCGTCCGCTAA
- a CDS encoding glycosyltransferase family 8 protein — protein sequence MKLIVKMNIAFCVNKLGLIGLGATICSLIRNCSNTRELKIFILCNSLSIYDKDAISKLFDKERYLGKHSFISINPDLTFGQFRSLHGDFTPYGRLLLGDLINESMVLYLDSDLIVEVDVLGIRNFNFNGRILAAVEAGQLKTALENKFYVEKLALSPQLSSFNSGVLLFNLDRWRSENVKEKCLNMARQYPNDLLSCDQSILNGLFAGNFEQLPPAFNCPWYAGSTKPDVSDKMIIHFVGSPKPWDIFGILTHNGYYKWQQYLSEDWSSSFKKYSYNELKRAWKIRRSYVKLIVNKILANNV from the coding sequence TTGAAACTTATTGTAAAAATGAATATAGCTTTTTGCGTAAATAAACTCGGATTAATTGGTTTAGGAGCAACAATTTGTTCATTAATTAGAAATTGTTCTAATACAAGAGAATTGAAAATTTTTATTCTTTGTAACAGCTTATCTATTTATGATAAAGATGCTATATCAAAACTATTTGATAAAGAGCGTTACTTGGGGAAGCACAGCTTTATAAGTATTAATCCTGATCTGACTTTTGGTCAATTTCGCTCACTCCATGGTGATTTTACTCCATATGGACGATTGTTACTTGGGGATTTAATTAATGAGTCCATGGTACTTTATCTTGATTCGGATTTAATAGTTGAAGTTGACGTGTTAGGTATTAGAAATTTCAATTTCAACGGTAGAATTTTAGCAGCAGTTGAGGCAGGGCAATTGAAGACAGCTTTAGAAAATAAATTTTACGTAGAAAAATTAGCATTGTCTCCTCAGTTGAGTAGCTTTAATTCAGGGGTTTTACTCTTTAATTTAGATAGGTGGCGTTCGGAAAATGTTAAAGAAAAGTGTCTGAATATGGCAAGGCAATATCCAAATGACCTATTATCTTGCGATCAATCAATACTGAACGGTCTTTTTGCTGGAAACTTTGAGCAACTTCCTCCAGCTTTCAATTGCCCTTGGTATGCTGGTTCAACGAAGCCGGATGTTTCTGACAAAATGATAATTCATTTTGTAGGATCTCCAAAGCCATGGGACATATTTGGGATTCTTACGCACAATGGCTATTATAAGTGGCAGCAGTACCTTAGCGAAGACTGGAGTTCTAGTTTTAAAAAATATAGTTATAACGAATTGAAACGAGCATGGAAAATACGTAGATCTTATGTGAAACTAATTGTAAATAAAATATTGGCAAATAATGTATAA
- a CDS encoding glycosyltransferase family 4 protein — MERLDSKLNKIGVSFFQRRPRKGFSFSLESIFDDVRQRLQQKIQSTTFISKCYNDGYLTKLINIIEATTRQNKSEINHITGEIHFLNMLMNTSTVVLTVLDCGMIHRKTGFSKKVVKWLYLKMPVKKSKLVTTISEVTKKEIIKYTSCDSEKIKVIPVSINPIYQSNLKVFNSDKPKILQIGTGYNKNLVRLIYALKTIQCHLTIVGKLSTEQLQALKDNTIDYSNVYNISNEQLLEKYIECDILSFVSTFEGFGMPIVEANAVERVVVTSNISSMPEVAADAACLVDPFDVESIRKGFERVINDEVYRNELISKGRSNKLRFDPDRIATMYYEVYEYVNSRS; from the coding sequence ATGGAAAGGCTTGATAGTAAGTTAAATAAAATAGGGGTTAGTTTTTTTCAGCGTAGACCTAGAAAAGGTTTCAGCTTTAGTCTTGAGTCAATTTTTGATGATGTAAGACAAAGATTGCAGCAGAAGATACAATCAACGACGTTTATATCCAAGTGCTATAATGATGGTTATTTGACAAAATTAATTAACATAATTGAAGCTACGACTCGCCAAAATAAATCTGAAATCAATCATATAACAGGAGAAATTCATTTTTTAAATATGTTAATGAATACTAGCACTGTTGTACTTACAGTACTAGATTGTGGAATGATACATAGAAAAACAGGCTTTTCGAAAAAAGTAGTAAAATGGCTTTATCTAAAAATGCCTGTAAAGAAATCTAAATTAGTTACTACTATTTCTGAAGTTACTAAAAAAGAAATAATAAAATATACAAGTTGTGACTCCGAAAAGATAAAAGTTATACCTGTTTCTATTAACCCTATCTATCAATCCAACTTAAAAGTATTTAATTCTGATAAACCTAAAATATTACAAATTGGGACAGGCTATAATAAAAATCTAGTAAGGTTGATTTATGCGCTTAAAACTATACAATGCCATCTTACAATTGTAGGAAAATTATCGACTGAACAACTTCAAGCCTTGAAAGATAACACTATTGACTACAGTAATGTATACAATATTTCAAACGAACAATTATTGGAAAAGTACATTGAATGTGATATTTTGTCGTTTGTTTCAACGTTTGAGGGCTTTGGAATGCCAATTGTTGAGGCAAATGCTGTAGAGCGGGTTGTTGTAACAAGCAATATATCCTCAATGCCAGAGGTGGCAGCTGATGCAGCTTGTCTTGTTGATCCGTTCGATGTCGAGTCTATACGTAAAGGTTTCGAAAGAGTTATAAATGATGAGGTTTACAGAAACGAACTAATTTCAAAGGGGCGATCGAATAAACTAAGGTTTGACCCCGATCGAATTGCAACTATGTATTATGAAGTTTATGAATATGTAAATAGTCGATCATAA
- a CDS encoding glycosyltransferase family 2 protein: protein MELPLVSVIIPTYNYAHYILDAINSLKQQSYSWDKIEVVVVDDGSTDNTEELLNVLQSDGELIYIRQNNQGKACATKKAISVCTGKYIFNLDADDYFLHDKIKNFVEIFELNSDVVHVASSANLIDNKEQSMGIEDIPFKITDKIISGVELLKYFYENNILFGGGSTYAARTSILQSINIPLEVDMYIDEFLLLAVLPYGKSFIFKNPLSVWRVHSSNYSSPRSSDQKKIIEKSIRAIQSSDAMLSYLKNNHFDEIIIKIYMLKNITQKLVYKEAKETKNIKDIMRYIFQIVSEIGIHPKWFVRYYILNRLLPSPIFKLLRKYKNIS from the coding sequence ATGGAACTTCCACTCGTGTCTGTCATTATTCCTACGTATAACTATGCTCATTATATCCTTGATGCAATAAATAGTTTAAAGCAACAAAGCTATTCTTGGGATAAAATCGAGGTGGTGGTGGTTGATGATGGATCAACTGATAATACAGAGGAACTACTAAATGTTCTTCAATCAGACGGTGAATTAATTTATATTCGTCAGAACAATCAAGGAAAAGCTTGTGCAACGAAGAAAGCTATATCTGTCTGCACTGGGAAGTATATTTTTAATTTAGATGCAGATGACTATTTTTTACATGATAAAATTAAAAATTTTGTTGAGATTTTTGAGTTAAATTCAGATGTTGTTCATGTTGCCTCATCTGCAAACCTAATAGACAATAAAGAACAAAGTATGGGTATAGAAGATATTCCATTTAAAATCACTGATAAAATAATTTCAGGAGTTGAATTACTGAAGTATTTTTATGAAAATAATATTCTTTTTGGGGGTGGATCGACATACGCGGCACGTACATCTATCCTTCAGTCAATTAATATTCCTTTAGAAGTTGATATGTACATTGACGAATTTTTATTATTAGCTGTTTTACCTTATGGGAAATCATTCATATTTAAGAATCCACTATCCGTGTGGCGCGTACACTCATCTAACTACTCGTCTCCAAGAAGCTCTGATCAGAAAAAAATAATAGAAAAAAGTATACGAGCCATACAATCTTCAGATGCAATGCTATCTTATTTAAAGAATAATCACTTTGATGAGATCATAATAAAAATATATATGCTTAAAAACATCACTCAAAAACTTGTTTATAAAGAAGCTAAAGAAACCAAAAATATAAAAGATATTATGAGGTATATCTTCCAAATAGTATCCGAAATAGGCATTCATCCCAAATGGTTTGTCAGGTATTATATATTAAATCGACTATTACCATCGCCAATTTTTAAGCTACTAAGAAAATATAAGAATATTTCTTAA
- a CDS encoding glycosyltransferase family 2 protein, whose amino-acid sequence MLLDLTIAIPARNEEKNLPMCLDAIGTDLARQVVVIDSGSTDRTREIARVHGAEVVDFVWNGKFPKKRNWYLRSHTPTTKWVLFLDADELLTDEFKAELRETLGRNENKVGYWLRYTIYFLGKQNKGGYFLHKLALFQVSAGEYERIDEDQWSKLDMEIHEHPVLTGEIGTIRSKIDHKDLRGVSYYVTKHNEYSNWEAARYLKLTSDTQAAQQWSWMQKVKYGLMQTPWLGPIYFLGSFFLMGGFRDGTRGFSFAILKMAYFTQTYLKIRELKQAEKATLAQTKSKQTEPVV is encoded by the coding sequence ATGCTTCTCGATTTAACCATTGCTATCCCGGCTCGCAACGAAGAGAAAAATCTACCAATGTGCTTAGACGCTATTGGGACAGATTTAGCACGGCAGGTTGTGGTTATTGATTCAGGAAGTACGGACCGAACCAGAGAGATTGCCAGAGTGCATGGGGCTGAAGTTGTTGACTTTGTCTGGAATGGGAAGTTTCCAAAGAAGCGTAACTGGTATCTGCGTTCGCATACGCCCACCACTAAATGGGTGCTGTTTCTGGATGCGGATGAGCTGTTAACCGACGAATTTAAAGCCGAGTTACGGGAAACACTTGGTCGGAATGAAAACAAGGTTGGGTACTGGCTGCGTTACACCATCTATTTCCTGGGCAAGCAAAATAAAGGCGGCTACTTTCTGCACAAACTCGCTTTGTTTCAGGTAAGCGCGGGAGAGTACGAACGGATCGATGAAGATCAGTGGAGTAAGCTCGATATGGAAATACACGAGCACCCAGTGCTTACCGGAGAAATCGGCACGATCCGTAGCAAGATCGATCATAAGGACCTTCGTGGCGTCTCCTATTACGTAACCAAGCACAACGAGTATTCCAATTGGGAAGCCGCTCGGTATTTAAAGTTAACCAGTGATACACAAGCTGCCCAGCAATGGTCCTGGATGCAAAAAGTAAAGTATGGGCTCATGCAAACGCCGTGGCTGGGACCTATTTACTTTCTGGGCAGTTTCTTTTTGATGGGAGGCTTTCGTGATGGCACGCGTGGGTTTTCGTTTGCGATCCTAAAAATGGCCTATTTTACCCAAACCTATTTAAAGATACGGGAATTGAAGCAAGCTGAAAAAGCGACGCTTGCGCAAACTAAGTCAAAACAGACTGAGCCTGTTGTTTAG
- a CDS encoding glycosyltransferase family protein: MLNIVFLCPSLEPGRDGVGDYTRQLASELILQGHQVSLVALNDKALTDECMGVQTANGVSIPVLRIPAIWSSKQRFERAKKWVDTIEPDWLSLQYVPFGFHNKGLTFGLGNYLKQLGCDRKWHIMFHELWVGMEQEASFKHKIWGLLQEALVYALLTKLDPSVVHTHTQLYQLSIAKGNSNVAILPLPSNIPVYSYNNQLLHKDKKLESTISFVIFGSVHHGAPVKEFASEVSHFCKSTGLLAELVLIGKYSVEQQRWKKAWLDQALSVIDTGEQPATKVSEALSNATFGITTTPFALVDKSSVVATMKAHGLPVICVSRPWKPRNSFILKLPTGILDYQVGNLKQYLLTQHSELKSYKLVEIVTQFLHDLHNN; the protein is encoded by the coding sequence ATGCTAAACATAGTATTCCTCTGTCCTTCTCTCGAGCCTGGTCGGGATGGCGTGGGCGATTACACTCGTCAATTAGCTAGTGAATTAATTCTTCAAGGCCACCAAGTTTCCCTTGTTGCCCTGAATGATAAAGCACTTACTGATGAATGCATGGGAGTTCAAACAGCTAACGGTGTAAGCATTCCTGTTCTGCGCATACCGGCTATCTGGTCGTCTAAACAACGATTTGAGCGGGCAAAGAAGTGGGTTGATACGATCGAGCCTGATTGGTTAAGTCTTCAATATGTTCCATTTGGCTTTCATAACAAAGGATTAACCTTTGGACTAGGTAATTATCTGAAGCAACTTGGCTGTGATAGAAAATGGCACATTATGTTTCATGAATTATGGGTAGGTATGGAACAAGAAGCTTCATTTAAGCATAAGATTTGGGGATTGTTGCAAGAAGCACTGGTTTATGCGTTATTAACTAAATTGGATCCCTCAGTTGTTCATACGCACACGCAACTTTATCAACTCTCTATCGCTAAGGGTAATTCAAATGTAGCTATACTCCCATTACCCTCAAACATTCCTGTGTATTCCTACAATAACCAACTTCTCCATAAGGATAAAAAACTAGAGAGTACTATTTCTTTTGTAATATTTGGTTCAGTGCATCATGGTGCTCCTGTAAAAGAATTTGCAAGTGAAGTAAGTCACTTTTGCAAAAGTACTGGTCTTTTAGCTGAGCTAGTGCTTATTGGTAAATACAGTGTCGAACAACAACGATGGAAAAAAGCCTGGCTCGATCAAGCTTTAAGCGTAATTGATACTGGAGAGCAACCTGCTACAAAGGTTTCAGAGGCACTATCAAATGCAACTTTTGGAATTACAACTACCCCATTTGCCTTGGTAGACAAAAGTAGTGTAGTTGCCACGATGAAGGCGCATGGCTTACCAGTTATTTGTGTTTCCCGGCCATGGAAACCGCGTAATAGTTTCATTTTAAAACTACCTACTGGTATTCTCGATTATCAAGTAGGTAACTTAAAACAATATTTACTAACTCAACATAGTGAATTAAAATCTTATAAACTTGTTGAAATAGTTACTCAGTTTCTACATGATCTACACAATAATTAG
- a CDS encoding glycosyltransferase family 4 protein, with the protein MRKIIISHPTGNANVRATTNYFAQVDILANYHTTIALFNNDPLDRLGKIQYLSEIKRRRYDQIIKLFTITHPFREFARLLLSKTRFRNLIQNEHSFFSIDSVYKNLDKSVAKSLRRSLASGPKSVYAYDDGALFSFREAKRLGIPCLFDLPTGHWRAAKRLLEVERERWPDWIATMPSYKDSPEKLANKDEELSLADQIFVASQFTAQTLHEFPGLLAPVHVIPYGFPPVCTPKTYWDTFDKNKLKLLFVGKLSQQKGIADLFAAVEGLTKQVTLTVVGNKVTNDCPALDKALLRHKWIPSLPHPEILQLMREHDVLVFPSLFDGFGLVITEAMSQGTPVIASNRCAGPDLIEHGQNGWLVEAASIQSLRTAIENLLSDPKQIGKAGKAALETARKRPWAVYGRELVEAIESKYIAKPIL; encoded by the coding sequence ATGAGAAAAATAATTATATCCCATCCAACTGGTAATGCGAATGTTCGAGCGACCACTAATTATTTTGCTCAAGTCGATATTCTAGCCAATTATCATACGACAATTGCCTTATTCAACAATGATCCGCTCGACAGATTAGGGAAAATACAGTACTTGTCAGAAATAAAAAGACGAAGATATGATCAAATTATAAAACTATTTACCATTACTCATCCCTTTCGTGAGTTTGCTAGGCTATTATTGTCAAAAACAAGATTTAGAAACTTAATACAGAACGAGCACAGTTTTTTCTCTATTGACTCGGTTTACAAGAACTTAGATAAAAGTGTAGCAAAGAGTTTAAGGCGTTCACTGGCGAGCGGTCCAAAATCTGTTTATGCGTATGATGATGGTGCGCTTTTTTCATTTAGGGAGGCTAAACGACTTGGTATTCCCTGTTTGTTTGATCTGCCAACGGGTCATTGGCGGGCCGCGAAACGCTTATTAGAAGTGGAGCGTGAGCGATGGCCTGATTGGATAGCTACAATGCCTAGCTATAAAGACTCTCCTGAAAAATTGGCTAATAAAGATGAAGAGTTATCCTTAGCTGATCAGATTTTTGTAGCTAGCCAGTTTACAGCTCAAACGCTTCATGAGTTTCCAGGCTTATTAGCACCTGTTCATGTAATTCCATATGGCTTTCCGCCCGTATGTACTCCTAAAACGTATTGGGATACCTTTGATAAAAATAAACTTAAATTGCTTTTTGTTGGGAAGCTATCCCAGCAAAAAGGTATTGCTGATCTTTTTGCTGCTGTTGAGGGCTTAACTAAGCAGGTCACGTTGACTGTCGTAGGTAACAAAGTTACTAATGACTGCCCGGCCCTTGATAAAGCGTTATTGCGTCATAAATGGATACCAAGTTTGCCGCATCCAGAAATACTACAACTTATGCGCGAACATGACGTTCTAGTTTTTCCATCCTTGTTCGACGGGTTTGGCCTTGTTATAACAGAAGCAATGTCACAGGGAACGCCCGTTATTGCTAGTAATCGTTGTGCAGGACCAGATTTAATAGAACATGGGCAAAACGGTTGGCTTGTTGAAGCAGCCTCAATACAATCGCTCCGTACAGCTATTGAAAATTTATTGTCAGACCCAAAGCAAATTGGTAAAGCTGGGAAAGCCGCGCTCGAAACGGCTAGGAAACGCCCTTGGGCTGTATATGGTCGCGAACTAGTAGAAGCAATTGAGTCTAAATATATAGCTAAGCCTATCCTTTGA